The DNA segment CTAACAGCGATTTTTCGATCTTCATGAATCCCGACAACCGTTAAGACCGGATCAGCATTGGTGAAAGGCTGTTCACCAAACGGGTATTTTTTGACTTCATGCATTTCGGTAGGATCATTATGATACAGAATGGATTCGACCATCCTTTTTGTAATCATCCGTCCCTCCATACGCTCACCCGCATGCTGACTGTATCTTACTTTGTCCAAATCAATATGATCTTGAAGCACTTGTCGGATCAAAGGCCAATGCTGTAAAAAGGCCTGTCCGTTCATGAGTTATCCTTTCTGTTATCCAATCAGATAACGAATCCTGTTTTAATCCGCCATATTTGTCAGCGCGCTCGCCACTTTTTCACGGATAAACGCAACATATGCCTCCATCTCCTGCAAATCACCAGTAACAATGGCTTCGTAATCTTTAACATTGGATACAAT comes from the Paenibacillus lentus genome and includes:
- a CDS encoding DUF4258 domain-containing protein, which codes for MNGQAFLQHWPLIRQVLQDHIDLDKVRYSQHAGERMEGRMITKRMVESILYHNDPTEMHEVKKYPFGEQPFTNADPVLTVVGIHEDRKIAVSIADQIPDEVKPLIAIDYDAIPDSYFQKVKAELGIKPVDPTQAAKHERKLLESLEQAGLFKQ